The Euphorbia lathyris chromosome 2, ddEupLath1.1, whole genome shotgun sequence genome includes a window with the following:
- the LOC136220303 gene encoding peroxidase 71-like gives MNMAYTLSLFVIVLILICSPAEGQGTRVGFYATTCPRAEAIVRSAVQAQLTSNPEIAPGLLRMHFHDCFVQGCDGSVLIDGPNTEKSAVQNSGLNGYNVIDNAKSQLEAACPGIVSCADILALAARDSVVLTSGRTWQVPTGRRDGQISLQSEASTLPGFRTSVADQTKLFTDRGLNTQDLVALVGGHTIGTTSCALFSYRLYNTTTSVSDPSINSAFLPQLQTLCPQGGNGGTRVALDTGSQNRFDSSYFTNLINGRGILESDQILWTDASTRPFVQRFAGVAGNFNGEFARSMVKMSNIGVKTGTQGEIRRLCSAIN, from the exons atgaatATGGCCTATACATTAAGCTTGTTTGTTATAGTGTTGATCTTGATCTGCAGCCCAGCAGAAGGACAAGGCACTCGTGTTGGGTTCTATGCTACCACATGCCCTCGAGCAGAAGCCATTGTACGCTCAGCTGTCCAAGCTCAGTTAACTTCTAATCCTGAAATTGCACCTGGTTTGCTAAGGATGCATTTTCATGATTGCTTTGTTCAAGGTTGCGATGGTTCTGTCTTAATTGATGGTCCCAACACTGAGAAATCAGCCGTTCAAAATAGTGGTTTGAATGGTTACAATGTTATTGATAATGCTAAGTCCCAGCTCGAAGCAGCTTGTCCTGGAATTGTTTCTTGCGCTGATATTCTCGCACTTGCTGCTCGAGATTCTGTTGTTCTC ACAAGTGGACGAACTTGGCAAGTGCCTACTGGACGTAGAGATGGACAAATCTCATTGCAATCTGAAGCTAGTACTTTGCCTGGATTCAGAACCTCCGTTGCTGACCAAACCAAATTGTTTACTGATAGGGGTCTCAACACTCAAGACCTTGTTGCACTTGTCG GAGGACATACAATTGGAACAACATCATGTGCACTGTTTAGTTACAGATTATACAATACTACTACATCTGTTTCAGACCCTTCAATTAATTCTGCATTCCTTCCTCAATTGCAAACACTTTGTCCCCAAGGCGGAAATGGGGGAACTCGGGTGGCATTAGACACTGGCAGTCAAAACAGATTTGATTCTTCATACTTCACAAACCTTATAAATGGACGGGGAATTCTTGAGTCAGACCAGATATTGTGGACTGATGCTTCAACTAGACCATTTGTACAACGTTTCGCAGGAGTTGCAGGAAACTTCAATGGTGAGTTTGCAAGATCAATGGTTAAGATGAGTAATATTGGCGTCAAGACAGGAACTCAGGGTGAAATTAGAAGACTCTGTTCGGCAATTAATTGA